In Phragmites australis chromosome 24, lpPhrAust1.1, whole genome shotgun sequence, the following are encoded in one genomic region:
- the LOC133907082 gene encoding probable prolyl 4-hydroxylase 6 isoform X1, whose protein sequence is MTIRLHMCPGPSVSHTRASSLGFFPSQVPNPAPVVLLPSRRAMALHRHLPLLLAAVLALRLAAGVVSAASSPAAGAFDPSRVVQLSWRPRAFLHKGFLSDAECDHLIVLAKDKLEKSMVADNESGKSVQSEVRTSSGMFLEKKQDEVVTRIEERISAWTFLPPENGESIQILHYQNGEKYEPHYDYFHDKNNQALGGHRIATVLMYLSNVEKGGETIFPNAEVISCPLLFYYLKNFPCNNSDIPQGKITQHKDETSSECARNGYAVKPVKGDALLFFSLHPDGTTDPDSLHGSCPVIEGQKWSATKWIHVRSFDLPLKQVGSSDGCEDDNVLCPQWAAVGECAKNPNYMVGTKEAPGFCRKSCKVCTE, encoded by the exons ATGACGATCCGGCTCCACATGTGCCCGGGGCCCTCTGTCAGTCACACTCGCGCGTCCTCACTCGGCTTCTTCCCCAGCCAAGTGCCCAACCCCGcacccgtcgtcctcctcccatcTCGCCGCGCCATGGCTCTCCACCGccatctccccctcctcctcgccgccgtcctAGCGCTCCGCCTCGCCGCTGGGGTGGTCTCCGCGGCGTCGAGCCCCGCTGCGGGCGCCTTCGACCCCTCCCGCGTGGTCCAGCTCTCTTGGCGCCCCAG GGCGTTCCTGCACAAGGGGTTCCTCTCGGACGCGGAGTGCGACCACCTGATCGTGCTG GCCAAGGACAAGCTGGAGAAGTCGATGGTGGCGGACAACGAGTCCGGGAAGAGCGTCCAGAGCGAGGTGCGCACCAGCTCCGGCATGTTCCTCGAGAAGAAGCAG GACGAAGTAGTAACGAGAATAGAGGAAAGGATATCTGCTTGGACATTTCTTCCACCGG AGAATGGTGAATCCATTCAAATATTACACTACCAGAATGGTGAGAAGTATGAGCCACACTATGACTACTTCCATGACAAAAATAATCAAGCCCTTGGGGGCCATCGCATTGCCACTGTGCTCATGTACCTATCTAATGTTGAGAAGGGTGGAGAGACCATCTTCCCCAATGCAGAGGTAATTTCTTGTCCTTTATTGTTTTACTATCTTAAGAACTTCCCTTGCAATAACTCAGATATTCCACAGGGGAAGATAACACAACACAAGGATGAGACGTCGTCTGAGTGTGCGAGAAATGGATATGCAG TTAAACCTGTAAAGGGTGATGCCCTGCTGTTCTTCAGTCTCCACCCTGATGGAACAACAGACCCTGACAGCTTACACGGGAGCTGCCCCGTTATCGAAGGCCAGAAGTGGTCTGCCACTAAATGGATCCATGTGAGGTCGTTTGACCTCCCTCTCAAGCAGGTGGGTTCATCTGACGGATGCGAGGATGACAACGTCCTCTGTCCCCAGTGGGCAGCGGTGGGGGAGTGCGCCAAGAACCCTAACTACATGGTGGGGACCAAGGAAGCACCTGGCTTCTGCAGGAAGAGTTGCAAAGTATGCACAGAGTAA
- the LOC133907082 gene encoding probable prolyl 4-hydroxylase 6 isoform X2, with protein sequence MTIRLHMCPGPSVSHTRASSLGFFPSQVPNPAPVVLLPSRRAMALHRHLPLLLAAVLALRLAAGVVSAASSPAAGAFDPSRVVQLSWRPRAFLHKGFLSDAECDHLIVLAKDKLEKSMVADNESGKSVQSEVRTSSGMFLEKKQDEVVTRIEERISAWTFLPPENGESIQILHYQNGEKYEPHYDYFHDKNNQALGGHRIATVLMYLSNVEKGGETIFPNAEGKITQHKDETSSECARNGYAVKPVKGDALLFFSLHPDGTTDPDSLHGSCPVIEGQKWSATKWIHVRSFDLPLKQVGSSDGCEDDNVLCPQWAAVGECAKNPNYMVGTKEAPGFCRKSCKVCTE encoded by the exons ATGACGATCCGGCTCCACATGTGCCCGGGGCCCTCTGTCAGTCACACTCGCGCGTCCTCACTCGGCTTCTTCCCCAGCCAAGTGCCCAACCCCGcacccgtcgtcctcctcccatcTCGCCGCGCCATGGCTCTCCACCGccatctccccctcctcctcgccgccgtcctAGCGCTCCGCCTCGCCGCTGGGGTGGTCTCCGCGGCGTCGAGCCCCGCTGCGGGCGCCTTCGACCCCTCCCGCGTGGTCCAGCTCTCTTGGCGCCCCAG GGCGTTCCTGCACAAGGGGTTCCTCTCGGACGCGGAGTGCGACCACCTGATCGTGCTG GCCAAGGACAAGCTGGAGAAGTCGATGGTGGCGGACAACGAGTCCGGGAAGAGCGTCCAGAGCGAGGTGCGCACCAGCTCCGGCATGTTCCTCGAGAAGAAGCAG GACGAAGTAGTAACGAGAATAGAGGAAAGGATATCTGCTTGGACATTTCTTCCACCGG AGAATGGTGAATCCATTCAAATATTACACTACCAGAATGGTGAGAAGTATGAGCCACACTATGACTACTTCCATGACAAAAATAATCAAGCCCTTGGGGGCCATCGCATTGCCACTGTGCTCATGTACCTATCTAATGTTGAGAAGGGTGGAGAGACCATCTTCCCCAATGCAGAG GGGAAGATAACACAACACAAGGATGAGACGTCGTCTGAGTGTGCGAGAAATGGATATGCAG TTAAACCTGTAAAGGGTGATGCCCTGCTGTTCTTCAGTCTCCACCCTGATGGAACAACAGACCCTGACAGCTTACACGGGAGCTGCCCCGTTATCGAAGGCCAGAAGTGGTCTGCCACTAAATGGATCCATGTGAGGTCGTTTGACCTCCCTCTCAAGCAGGTGGGTTCATCTGACGGATGCGAGGATGACAACGTCCTCTGTCCCCAGTGGGCAGCGGTGGGGGAGTGCGCCAAGAACCCTAACTACATGGTGGGGACCAAGGAAGCACCTGGCTTCTGCAGGAAGAGTTGCAAAGTATGCACAGAGTAA